The DNA sequence TTGTACAGAGGTTGTGTGATGGTCAGCATGTTGTACAGAGGTTGTGTGATGGTTTTGTTCTGTCAGCATGTTGTACAGAGGTTGTGTGATGGTCAGCATGTTGTACAGAGGTTGTGTGATGGTTCTTTTCTGTCAGCATGTTGTACAGAGGTTGTGTGATGGTTCTGTCCTGTCAGCATGTTGTAGAGGTTGTGTCCTGCTCTTATACAGGTGTTCCAGGGGCTGCTGGAGAGAGACACGACTCTGGTGATGAACGTAACAGGGAAGCAGGGGGACCAGGTTGATGTTCTAGTAGAGAACATGGGACGAGTCAACTTTGGCAGCAAGATCAACGACTTCAAGGCAAGTCTACTTCAACTTCAGTAGACAGACACGTGTTTTATATCTTGATCTGAATAAAATAGTTTTAGCAGTTCAAGATTTATGTAAGTGAGGTGCGTTGGTCCCATAAAGGATCCACACTCCAATATCAAAAGAGAAACAATTCAGTTATGAGTTTACAACGGGAATGTTCACGGAAGTATTCGTCAACTTTCGCTAGGAATGGATAGCCAAACTTCTCGTGACAATGAGTAAAaaggagttggcatgatagcACAAATAGTCTGGCACTCAGGCTAAGGAATGGACTTACAGTTGAGCACCAACAGTCTGGCACTCAGGCTAAGGAATGGACTTACAGTTGATTTTGTCGGTCATGTCTGTATTTTGCAGGGCCTGTTGAGTAACCTGGTCCTTGGTAAAGATGTGCTGACAGATTGGCAGATCTACCGTCTGGACATTGATGGAGCCATTGCCTCCGGATGGCCCCAGTCAGGCCAGCGACGCTCCCCGCCCAGCCCAGTCAGAGGGCCCTCAGATGGGCCAGTCTTCTACCAGGGCACCCTGCCTCCCAACGGTCTGGCCTGGGACACCTTTCTCCGGCTCAACGAATGGACCAAGGTGAGGACATAATCAATACCTTGTCTTTTTACCAACTGGCTCATTAAGTACAGAAATACTAGTGTAGTAATTATCCAATATGGAGATCGATGAACACAATGGCTGTCGGAAGAACAAGAGTCAAACAGACGTGTTCACTAGCAGTTCCTTCTTGGGGTCAAACCTCCACTGAGAccgtctccctctacctctccactgcTCCTAGGGACAGGTGTGGATCAACGGGGTGAACCTGGGCAGGTACTGGCCTAAGAGAGGTCCCCAGCAGACCCTGTACGTCCCGGGGCCCCTGctcagccccacccagcccaaCAACATCACAGTCCTGGAGCTAGAGAGGGCCCCTTCTCACACCAGGGTCCTCTTCATGGACCGGCCCCAGCTCAACAGCACTGCTGGCAagacatcacagctacagacagacagacatgacatcacagctacagacaacagacagacatgacatcacagctacagtccacagacagacatgacatcacagctacagtccacagacagacatgacatcacagctacagacaacagacagacatgacatcacagctacagtccacagacagacatgacatcacagctacagtccacagacagacatgacatcacagctacaggccacagacagacagacatggcatCACAGctacaggccacagacagacatgacattacagctacaggccacagacagacatgacatcacagctacagaccacagacagacatgacatcacagctacagaccacagacagacatgacatcacagctacagacagacagacatgacatcacagctacagacgacagacagacatcacagctacagacgacagacagacatgacatcacagctacagacaacagacagacagacatgacagctacaggccacagacagacagacatgacatcacagctacagacgacagacagacatgacatcacagctacagacaacagacagacagacatgacagctacaggccacagacagacagacatgacatcacagctacaggccacagacagacaggacatcacagctacaggccacagacagacagatatgacatcacagctacagaccacaggcatgacatcacagctacagacctcagacagacagacatgacatcacagctacagaccacagacatgacatcacagctacagaccacagacagacagacagacatgacatcacagctacagaccacagacagacagacatgacatcacagctacagacaacagacatgacatcacagctacaggccacagacaacagacatgacatcacagctacagaccacagacagacagacatgacagctacagacaacagacatgacatcacagctacaggccacagacaacagacatgacatcacagctacagaccacagacagacagacatgacagctacagacaacagacatgacatcacagctacaggccacagacagacagacatgacatcacagctacagacaacagacatgacatcacagctacaggccacagacagacagacatgacatcacagctacagacaacagacatgacatcacagctacagacagacatgacatcacagctacagacagacatgacatcccagctacagacagacatgacatcccagctacagacagacatgacatcacagctacagacagacatgacatcacagctacagacagacatgacatcacagctacagacagacatgtcatcacagctacagacagacatgacatcacagctacaggccacagacagacatgacatcacagctacaggccacagacagacatgacatcacagctacagacaacagacatgacatcacagctacagacaacagacatgacatcacagctacagacagacatgacatcacagctacagacagacatgacatcacagctacagacagacatgacatcacagctacagacagacatgacatcacagctacagacagacatgacatcacagctacagacagacatgacatcacagctacagacagacatgacatcacagctacagacagacatgacatcacagctacagacagacatgacatcacagacagacatgacatcacagctacagacagacatgacatcacagctacagacagacatgacatcacagctacagacagacatgacatcacagctacagacagacatgacatcacagctacagacagacatgacatcacagctacaggccacagacagacagacatgacatcacagctacagacaacagacatgacatcacagctacagacagacatgacatcacagctacagacagacatgacatcccagctacagacagacatgacatcccagctacagacagacatgacatcacagctacagacagacatgacatcacagctacagacagacatgacatcacagctacagacagacatgtcatcacagctacagacagacatgacatcacagctacaggccacagacagacatgacatcacagctacaggccacagacagacatgacatcacagctacagacaacagacatgacatcacagctacagacaacagacatgacatcacagctacagacagacatgacatcacagctacagacagacatgacccAGCTACaggacagacatgacatcacagctacagacagacatgacatcacagctacagacagacatgacatcacagctacagacagacatgacatcacagctaacagacagacatgacatcacagctacagacagacatcacagctacacagacatcacagctacagacatgacatcaggccacagacagacagcagacatcacagctacagacagacatgacatcacagctacagacagacatgacacatgacatcacagctacagacagacatgacatcacagctacaagCCACAGACATGACATGACTTCACAGCTACAGgccacagctacagacagacatgtcatcacagctacagacaacagacatgacatcacagctacagacagacagacatgacatcacagcacagacagacatgacatcacagctacagacagacatgacatccACTAAATGCTACAGTTATTTgaacatgacatcacagctacagagATGACATCatgactacagacagacatgacatcacagctacagacagacatgacatcacagctacagacagacatgacatcacagctacagacagacatgacatcacagctacagacagacagacattcagcTTACAGATAGACATGACAtcagctacagacagacatgacatcacagctacagacagacatgacatcacagctacagacagacatgacatcacagctacaggacagacatgacatcacagctacagacagacatgacatcacagctacagacagacatgacatcacagctacagacagacatgacatcacagctacagacagacatgacatcacagctacagacagacatgacatcacagctacagacagacatgacatcacagctacagacagacatgacatcacagctacagacagacatgacatcacagctgcacagacagacatgacatcacagctacagacaacagacatgacatcacagctacagacagacatgacatcacagctacagacagacatgacatcacagctacagacagacatgacatcacagctacagacagacatgtcatcacagctacagacagacatgacatcacagctacaggccacagacagacatgacTTCACAGctacaggccacagacagacatgacatcacagctacagacaacagacagacagacatgtcatcacagctacagacagacagacatgacatcacagctacagacaacagacagacagacatgacatcacagctacaggccacagacagacatgacaccACAGCTACAAGACAGACAGAAGACAATACCTCAGCGAATCAGTTTCTTCATAGTTGACACAGAGACGACAGACAGCCAATCAATCAATCCCTCCGAATAAGTCTCTGTCCAACCACTTATCTGCAGCATGAGCTAATACACTCCAATCGTCTATCAATCAATGTATGAGTAGCATATCCTGTATCAATTCACTTCAGCACTCGTTTCTACGGACTTCAGTCTATAACAAATGAAACAACCTCTGAGCCAGACTTTCAGTTTCTGTTCCTCGGTCTCTGCTACATCTGCAAATAGattgatctgtttaaaggcaaCTTAAGGTTTGGTTTTCTGTGTTGAGCTCACGCAGGTATGAATAAATAGATGGCAGTATTATGGTAATCATTGTTTTGACATGATTTAATAACATGAGTTGCTGTGCTTCTGTCAGATACGGTCTATGTTTTGGCACTTTACTATATACCTATTTCATAAAAACAGTGTACATGAATAAACAGTTTCATCATCACACATTCAGCTGAATTAATATGGTTTATTATTCCATTCGACACCAACAGTGAATTAGTTTGACACCAGTTCAGACCTGGTTCGGACCCGGTTCAGACCCGGTTCAGACCCGGTTCAGACCTGGTTCAGACCCGGTTCAGACCCGGTTCGGACCCGGTTCGGACCCGGTTCAGACCCGGTTCAGACCCGGTTCAGACCCGGTTCAGACCCGGTTCGGACCCGGTTCGGACCCGGTTCAGACCCGGTTCAGACCCCAGGCTCTGCCTCCTTTCCTGACACGATCAGCTCCATTTAAAAGGCACCCAGctttcacggtaaacgctgcatgtTCAAGGCTCAAATCGGAAAATGACCTTTCACATTTCCAACGGTGCAACAAGGCAGATCTTCTGAGTTAAACTGAATCGTAACAAAGCTCGTCTCGGAGGCACCAGGTCCAGTTTTCATCTAAAGTTATCCATCTGGATTTTGGCCTATTTGGTGggattaaatgcatagaaatataatgaatagaacaggaGTCCCCATTCGTATG is a window from the Oncorhynchus masou masou isolate Uvic2021 unplaced genomic scaffold, UVic_Omas_1.1 unplaced_scaffold_5613, whole genome shotgun sequence genome containing:
- the LOC135536137 gene encoding beta-galactosidase-like; translated protein: MPPASPKMAYGFVTLTMVGNLSSLLDTLSPQGPVRSLYPLSFEEMKQYYGFMLYRTKLPRDLPEDTPLISPLNGVHDRAYVSVCGVFQGLLERDTTLVMNVTGKQGDQVDVLVENMGRVNFGSKINDFKGLLSNLVLGKDVLTDWQIYRLDIDGAIASGWPQSGQRRSPPSPVRGPSDGPVFYQGTLPPNGLAWDTFLRLNEWTKGQVWINGVNLGRYWPKRGPQQTLYVPGPLLSPTQPNNITVLELERAPSHTRVLFMDRPQLNSTAGKTSQLQTDRHDITATDNRQT